Proteins co-encoded in one Malus sylvestris chromosome 9, drMalSylv7.2, whole genome shotgun sequence genomic window:
- the LOC126583778 gene encoding ATPase 9, plasma membrane-type, with amino-acid sequence MAEGKAISLEEIKKENVDLERIPVQEVFEQLNCTKEGLSSDEGQKRLQIFGPNKLEEKKDNKVLKFLGFMWNPLSWVMEAAAIMAIALANGGGRPPDWQDFVGITALLIINSTISFIEENNAGNAAAALMAGLAPKTKVLRDGRWNELEAAILVPGDVVSIKLGDIVPADARLLDGDPLKIDQSALTGESLPVTRYPGDEVFSGSTVKQGEIEAVVIATGVHTFFGKAAHLVDSTNQVGHFQKVLTAIGNFCICSIGVGIVIEVIVMYPIQHRAYRDGIDNLLVLLIGGIPIAMPTVLSVTMAIGSHRLSTQGAITKRMTAIEEMAGMDVLCSDKTGTLTLNKLTVDKTMVEVFVKDVDKDGLILLGARASRVENQDAIDTCIVGMLGDPKEAREGINEVHFLPFNPVEKRTAITYIDPEGNWHRVSKGAPEQIIELCNLKGDAEKKAHAIIGKFADRGLRSLAVARQTVPEKTKESAGTPWQFVGLLPLFDPPRHDSAETIRRALNLGVNVKMITGDQLAIGKETGRRLGMGTNMYPSSSLLGDTKDESIASLPIDELIEKADGFAGVFPEHKYEIVKRLQDRKHICGMTGDGVNDAPALKRADIGIAVDDATDAARSASDIVLTEPGLSVIISAVLTSRAIFQRMKNYTIYAVSITIRVVLGFMLLALIWKFDFSPFMVLVIAILNDGTIMTISKDRVKPSPLPDSWKLKEIFATGVVLGTYMAVMTVVFFWAAHGSDFFTEKFGVRSIRGNFPELTAAIYLQVSIISQALIFVTRSRSWSYVERPGFFLLGAFVIAQLIATIIAVYANWGFARIHGIGWGWAGVIWLYSLITYVPLDILKFIIRYVLSGKAWDNVLERKTAFTTKKDYGKGEREAQWATAQRTLHGLQPPETSELFNDKNNYRELSEIAEQAKRRAEVARLRELHTLKGHVESVVKLKGLDIDTIQQHYTV; translated from the exons atggCGGAAGGCAAAGCAATTAGCTTGGAGGAAATCAAGAAGGAAAATGTCGACCTG GAGCGCATTCCAGTTCAGGAAGTGTTCGAACAATTGAATTGCACAAAAGAGGGTTTGTCAAGCGATGAAGGGCAGAAGAGGCTTCAGATCTTCGGGCCAAACAAGCTCGAAGAAAAGAAG GATAACAAAGTGCTCAAGTTTTTGGGTTTTATGTGGAATCCCCTATCGTGGGTGATGGAGGCTGCTGCAATCATGGCCATTGCCTTGGCAAATGGAGGG GGAAGACCACCAGACTGGCAGGACTTTGTGGGAATTACTGCTCTCTTGATCATCAACTCTACCATAAGCTTTATCGAAGAAAACAATGCAGGAAATGCTGCAGCGGCATTGATGGCGGGTCTTGCACCGAAAACAAAG GTTCTGAGAGATGGAAGATGGAATGAGCTAGAAGCTGCAATCTTGGTACCAGGAGATGTGGTCAGTATTAAGTTGGGAGATATTGTCCCTGCAGATGCTCGTCTCTTGGACGGAGATCCTCTAAAGATCGATCAATCTGCCCTCACTGGTGAATCTCTGCCCGTGACAAGGTACCCTGGCGATGAAGTTTTCTCTGGCTCGACCGTCAAGCAAGGTGAGATTGAGGCAGTTGTAATTGCCACCGGTGTTCATACCTTCTTTGGGAAGGCTGCTCACCTTGTTGATAGCACCAACCAAGTAGGCCACTTCCAAAAG GTTTTGACTGCCATTGGAAACTTCTGCATATGCTCCATTGGcgtgggaattgttattgaggTAATAGTCATGTATCCAATTCAGCACCGGGCGTACAGAGATGGAATTGACAATCTCCTGGTGCTTCTCATTGGAGGCATTCCAATTGCTATGCCAACGGTGTTGTCAGTTACGATGGCAATTGGTTCCCACCGCCTCTCGACACAAGGTGCCATCACCAAGAGGATGACAGCCATTGAGGAGATGGCTGGAATGGATGTCCTCTGCAGTGATAAGACTGGGACTCTTACTCTTAACAAGCTTACAGTTGACAAGACCATGGTTGAG gTGTTTGTAAAGGATGTGGACAAGGATGGCCTAATTCTGCTCGGAGCCAGGGCTTCCAGGGTTGAGAATCAGGACGCCATTGACACCTGCATCGTTGGAATGCTGGGAGACCCCAAGGAG GCCAGGGAAGGAATAAATGAGGTCCATTTCTTGCCCTTTAATCCAGTGGAAAAACGTACCGCCATAACATACATCGACCCTGAAGGGAATTGGCATCGGGTTAGCAAAGGTGCACCAGAGCAGATCATTGAGCTTTGCAACCTAAAGGGTGATGCTGAGAAGAAAGCACATGCTATCATTGGCAAGTTTGCAGATCGCGGCCTTCGTTCCCTTGCTGTTGCTAGACAG ACCGTACcagaaaaaaccaaagagagTGCTGGAACACCATGGCAGTTTGTGGGTCTCTTGCCTCTCTTTGATCCTCCAAGGCATGATAGTGCAGAGACCATTCGCCGAGCCCTTAATCTCGGTGTCAATGTCAAGATGATTACTGGTGATCAGCTTGCCATTGGCAAAGAGACCGGTCGCAGACTTGGCATGGGCACCAACATGTATCCTTCTTCTTCCCTCCTTGGTGACACAAAGGACGAGTCGATTGCTAGCCTCCCTATTGATGAGCTTATCGAAAAGGCTGATGGCTTTGCTGGTGTCTTCCCAG AGCATAAGTATGAAATTGTCAAGAGGCTGCAAGACAGGAAGCATATTTGTGGGATGACTGGAGATGGTGTGAATGATGCCCCAGCTCTAAAGAGGGCAGACATTGGAATTGCAGTGGATGATGCAACTGATGCAGCTCGCAGCGCATCTGACATTGTCCTGACAGAACCAGGGTTGTCTGTGATCATCAGTGCTGTGTTGACGAGCAGAGCCATCTTCCAGAGGATGAAGAATTACACCATTTATGCCGTTTCCATAACAATCCGTGTTGTGCTAGGTTTTATGCTCCTTGCTCTCATCTGGAAGTTTGATTTCTCGCCTTTCATGGTTCTGGTTATCGCCATACTCAATGACGGAACAATCATGACTATTTCTAAAGATAGGGTGAAGCCATCTCCTCTTCCAGACTCATGGAAGCTAAAGGAGATCTTCGCGACTGGCGTAGTCCTTGGCACCTACATGGCTGTCATGACTGTTGTTTTCTTCTGGGCGGCTCATGGCTCTGACTTTTTCACG GAAAAATTTGGGGTAAGATCTATCAGGGGAAACTTTCCTGAGCTTACAGCAGCTATCTACCTTCAAGTGAGTATTATTAGTCAGGCACTTATCTTTGTTACTCGATCGCGAAGCTGGTCTTATGTTGAACGCCCCGGTTTCTTTCTCTTGGGAGCCTTTGTCATAGCACAGCTG ATTGCTACCATAATTGCTGTTTATGCTAACTGGGGCTTTGCAAGAATCCATGGCATTGGATGGGGATGGGCAGGAGTTATCTGGCTCTACAGCCTTATCACCTACGTACCATTGGACATTCTCAAGTTCATCATTCGATACGTGTTGAGCGGCAAGGCCTGGGATAATGTACTTGAGAGAAAG ACTGCTTTCACAACAAAGAAGGATTACggaaagggagagagggaggCGCAATGGGCTACCGCTCAGCGAACCCTCCACGGTCTGCAGCCTCCTGAGACATCTGAGCTCTTTAATGACAAGAACAACTACAGAGAGTTGTCTGAAATCGCTGAACAGGCCAAGAGGCGAGCTGAAGTTGCTAG GTTGAGGGAGCTTCACACACTCAAGGGGCACGTCGAGTCGGTGGTGAAGCTTAAAGGACTAGACATTGACACCATTCAACAACACTACACTGTTTAA